Proteins encoded by one window of Acetivibrio thermocellus ATCC 27405:
- a CDS encoding phage antirepressor, translating to MADLPQVFNYKGKQVRTFIIDGEPWWVAKDVCDILELGDTHKAMERLDEDERNTIPVTDSLGRLQETYVVNEAGLYNLILGSRKQEAKEFKRWITHEVIPQIRKTGIYALEPKQLLAVAIIEAQKIIEEQDRKIKELQPKAEFFDAVAGSKDAIDMNRAAKLIYEETRLGRNKLFKLLRDKGILMKDNIPYQEYIDKGYFRTIEQKYTKPDGTTHIYIKTLVYQKGLDFIRKIVKEDNVIHLKRAKGV from the coding sequence ATGGCAGACTTGCCACAGGTATTTAATTACAAAGGCAAACAAGTAAGGACATTTATCATCGATGGTGAACCGTGGTGGGTTGCTAAGGATGTGTGCGATATTTTAGAGCTTGGCGACACTCACAAAGCTATGGAAAGGTTAGATGAAGATGAGCGGAATACAATTCCGGTCACCGACTCACTTGGAAGATTACAAGAAACTTATGTAGTTAATGAGGCTGGTTTATATAATCTCATTTTAGGTAGCAGAAAGCAAGAAGCTAAAGAATTTAAACGATGGATTACCCATGAAGTCATACCTCAAATACGCAAGACAGGGATATATGCATTAGAACCAAAACAACTTTTAGCAGTAGCAATAATTGAAGCACAGAAAATCATAGAAGAGCAAGACAGGAAGATAAAAGAATTACAACCCAAAGCGGAATTCTTTGATGCGGTAGCAGGAAGCAAAGATGCAATTGACATGAACAGAGCCGCAAAACTGATATACGAAGAAACTAGACTAGGCAGAAACAAGCTGTTTAAGTTACTGCGGGACAAAGGCATTTTAATGAAAGACAACATACCGTATCAAGAATACATAGACAAAGGGTACTTTAGAACTATTGAGCAGAAATATACGAAGCCAGATGGAACAACACACATCTACATTAAGACTCTGGTTTATCAGAAGGGGCTGGATTTCATAAGAAAGATTGTTAAAGAGGATAACGTAATACATCTTAAAAGAGCAAAGGGGGTTTGA
- the pepF gene encoding oligoendopeptidase F yields MAESKTNALPKRDEIDSKYKWKLEHIYAGIDDWERDFSKVKEYISQIVKFKGTLGKDSNTLLECLKLSNELMSTNDRVFVYARMKKDEDNSNSTYQSLADRASALMTEAYAATSFIVPEILTIPEEKLNKYLEENKDLQLYRQFFREILRQKEHVLSEKEEELLALASEMAGSPREIFTMFNNADIKFPFIKDEDGEEVELTKGRYIKFLESKDRRVRKDAFQALYSTYAKFKNTIAASLVGSIKASKFYATAAKYDSSLEASLDADNISVDVYDNLIETVNKNLHLLHRYLKLRKKALKLDELHMYDLYVPIVEESKKNIPYEEALKMVEAGLRPLGEEYISHLKEGFTNGWIDVYENQGKTSGAYSWGAYTTHPYVLLNYQGTINDVFTIAHEMGHALHSYYTNKTQPYVYSEYKIFVAEVASTVNEALLMNYLLDKTKDKTEKAYLLNHYLEQFRGTVYRQVMFAEFEKTVHMKHKNGEPLTADILSNIYYDLNKKYFEAEVNVDEEISMEWARIPHFYTSFYVYKYATGFSSAIAISDMILKEGQPAVDRYIKFLKSGSSDYPLELLKIAGVDLSTPKPVQDALDVFEKILGELEALI; encoded by the coding sequence ATGGCGGAATCAAAAACAAATGCACTTCCAAAAAGAGATGAAATAGACAGTAAATACAAATGGAAGCTTGAACATATATATGCCGGTATTGACGATTGGGAAAGAGATTTCAGCAAAGTAAAAGAATATATATCCCAAATAGTTAAATTCAAAGGTACATTGGGCAAAGATTCAAACACACTCTTAGAATGCTTAAAACTCAGCAATGAACTGATGTCCACCAATGACAGGGTCTTTGTGTACGCCCGTATGAAAAAGGATGAAGACAACTCAAATTCCACATACCAGAGCCTGGCCGACAGAGCATCCGCCCTTATGACCGAAGCTTACGCAGCCACATCTTTTATTGTGCCTGAAATACTCACCATCCCTGAGGAGAAATTAAACAAATATCTTGAAGAAAACAAAGACCTTCAGCTGTACCGTCAGTTTTTCCGCGAAATTTTGCGTCAAAAAGAGCATGTGCTTTCGGAAAAAGAAGAGGAATTGCTGGCCCTTGCCTCAGAAATGGCCGGATCTCCGAGGGAAATTTTTACCATGTTCAACAATGCAGACATTAAGTTTCCCTTTATAAAAGATGAAGACGGGGAAGAAGTGGAACTTACCAAGGGCAGATACATTAAATTTCTTGAAAGCAAAGACAGGAGAGTCCGCAAAGATGCATTCCAGGCACTTTACAGCACTTATGCCAAATTCAAAAATACCATTGCGGCTTCACTTGTCGGAAGTATCAAAGCCTCCAAATTTTACGCAACTGCCGCCAAATACGATTCATCCCTTGAAGCTTCTTTAGATGCTGACAACATAAGCGTGGACGTGTATGACAACTTAATTGAAACGGTAAATAAAAACCTTCATCTTCTCCACAGGTACCTGAAACTCAGGAAAAAGGCTTTAAAGCTTGACGAGCTTCATATGTATGACCTGTATGTTCCAATTGTCGAGGAATCAAAAAAGAACATTCCCTATGAGGAAGCTTTAAAGATGGTGGAAGCAGGACTTCGCCCTTTGGGGGAAGAATATATCTCGCACCTTAAGGAAGGCTTTACAAACGGCTGGATAGATGTGTACGAAAACCAGGGCAAAACCAGCGGCGCATATTCATGGGGAGCATACACAACGCATCCATATGTCCTCTTAAACTACCAGGGCACAATAAATGACGTGTTCACCATAGCTCATGAAATGGGCCATGCTCTCCATTCGTATTACACCAACAAAACCCAACCCTATGTTTATTCGGAATATAAAATCTTTGTTGCAGAAGTGGCATCAACAGTGAACGAAGCCCTGCTTATGAATTACCTTCTTGACAAAACGAAAGACAAAACGGAAAAAGCCTATCTTCTGAATCATTATCTAGAACAGTTCCGTGGCACTGTTTACAGGCAGGTTATGTTTGCCGAGTTTGAAAAAACAGTACACATGAAACATAAAAACGGAGAACCTTTGACAGCGGATATCTTAAGCAACATATACTATGATCTTAACAAAAAATATTTTGAAGCTGAGGTAAATGTGGACGAGGAAATATCCATGGAATGGGCAAGAATTCCCCATTTTTACACCAGCTTCTACGTTTACAAATACGCCACAGGCTTTTCATCCGCAATCGCCATATCGGACATGATCCTAAAAGAAGGACAGCCTGCAGTGGACAGATACATCAAATTCTTAAAAAGCGGAAGCTCCGATTATCCACTGGAACTTCTTAAAATTGCCGGAGTCGACCTTTCCACGCCAAAACCGGTGCAGGACGCCCTGGATGTGTTTGAAAAAATCCTTGGGGAACTTGAAGCGCTTATATAG
- a CDS encoding helix-turn-helix domain-containing protein encodes MRYEDLPDVLTIPEMAKFLQIGITKAYEMSHWRGFPAIRIGRAIRVPKKALLEWLEQQSKQEEPRLTAIRVR; translated from the coding sequence ATGCGATACGAGGACTTGCCTGATGTTTTAACTATACCGGAGATGGCAAAGTTTCTCCAGATAGGCATCACCAAAGCATACGAGATGAGCCACTGGAGGGGCTTCCCGGCCATACGAATAGGGCGGGCAATACGGGTACCCAAGAAAGCATTGCTGGAGTGGCTTGAACAACAGAGCAAACAGGAAGAGCCCAGACTAACTGCAATTAGGGTGAGGTGA
- a CDS encoding host-nuclease inhibitor Gam family protein: MNNALQMLEIEEVYNMPEEKRERFKVTDKDSANWCLRKIKALKQEIEENKRIADAEIQRIQSWLKEVTEPLERSIQFFESLLIEYHMNIYAEDPSKKTIKLPYGTLKARAQQPEFCRDDEKLVNWLKQNGMTEFVKVIEKPEWNELKKKVKVIGNSVVYEETGEVIDGITVQERPPKFTVEVE; encoded by the coding sequence GTGAATAACGCATTGCAAATGCTTGAGATAGAAGAAGTTTACAACATGCCTGAGGAAAAGAGGGAGCGGTTTAAAGTAACAGATAAGGATAGTGCAAATTGGTGCCTGAGAAAGATCAAGGCTCTAAAACAGGAGATAGAGGAGAACAAAAGGATAGCTGATGCGGAAATACAACGGATACAGAGCTGGTTAAAAGAAGTAACTGAACCACTGGAGAGGTCAATACAGTTCTTTGAAAGTTTACTGATTGAGTACCATATGAACATATATGCTGAGGACCCAAGCAAAAAGACTATCAAACTACCATATGGCACATTGAAGGCTAGGGCTCAGCAACCGGAATTTTGCAGAGACGACGAAAAGCTGGTTAACTGGCTTAAACAAAATGGTATGACAGAATTTGTAAAGGTCATAGAAAAACCTGAATGGAACGAGCTCAAGAAAAAAGTAAAAGTGATAGGTAATAGCGTAGTGTACGAAGAAACTGGCGAGGTCATAGATGGTATAACTGTTCAGGAAAGACCGCCTAAATTCACAGTGGAGGTGGAATAG
- a CDS encoding helix-turn-helix domain-containing protein, translating into MPFNEILRQLRTEKNLSQKDVADAIGVDRTTYTKYETGKSQPDFVTIQKLAEFYSVSVDYLLGRTDIRNPYIPEEYTQKHKVTKRDLMQYEDFIKQAGIFFMNDEVAEEDKEKLFRDISELFWKAKEMNKKKYGRKKAKTDQ; encoded by the coding sequence ATGCCCTTTAATGAAATTCTCAGGCAGTTAAGAACAGAGAAAAACTTAAGCCAAAAAGATGTAGCCGATGCTATTGGCGTAGATAGAACCACATATACAAAATATGAAACAGGCAAAAGCCAACCTGACTTTGTCACAATACAGAAATTAGCTGAATTTTATTCGGTATCAGTCGATTATCTTCTAGGTCGCACTGACATCCGCAACCCCTACATCCCTGAAGAATACACCCAAAAACATAAAGTGACCAAACGTGACCTAATGCAGTATGAAGACTTCATCAAGCAGGCCGGCATCTTCTTCATGAACGATGAGGTCGCAGAAGAAGACAAAGAAAAGCTCTTTCGAGATATATCCGAGCTCTTCTGGAAGGCAAAGGAGATGAACAAGAAGAAATACGGCAGAAAAAAGGCAAAAACCGACCAATAA
- a CDS encoding ImmA/IrrE family metallo-endopeptidase, with protein MKKNIHARVKHLVQKYETRDPLRLAKYLNIHVVHKEYSHHTKGYYIKTLRNKFIVVNSTLDEYSQRIVLAHELGHAILHSSEPIYFIREYTLFPIGPYECEANKFAAELLIDDYDIKEMRYQPISYIASTLGVNEELVEYKILHMK; from the coding sequence GTGAAAAAGAATATTCACGCCCGTGTAAAGCACCTCGTCCAGAAATATGAAACTAGAGACCCCTTAAGGCTTGCAAAATACCTCAACATACACGTCGTACATAAGGAATACTCACATCATACAAAAGGATACTACATAAAAACGCTGCGAAATAAATTTATAGTCGTTAACAGTACATTGGATGAATACAGCCAGCGTATCGTATTGGCCCATGAACTTGGACATGCCATCCTGCACTCATCAGAGCCAATATATTTTATCAGAGAATATACCTTGTTCCCTATTGGGCCGTATGAATGTGAGGCCAACAAGTTTGCAGCAGAGCTACTTATCGATGATTACGACATTAAGGAAATGCGCTACCAACCGATAAGTTATATCGCCAGCACACTAGGGGTTAATGAGGAATTGGTGGAGTATAAAATCTTGCATATGAAATAA
- a CDS encoding DUF4231 domain-containing protein, with product MKEEEYLSQRLDDQIMWYDEKSTKNQYIYKGLRIAEIVLSASITVMISLMEGPLYLKLLIAILSAVISIIAAVHGICKFQENWIKYRNTCEALKQEKFLYFTKAGIYSKTDDPFKLLVEQCERIMSTEHIDWSQRQTNPLHNVRNTNHSSSIGS from the coding sequence ATGAAAGAAGAAGAATACCTTTCTCAAAGGCTAGATGACCAGATAATGTGGTATGATGAAAAAAGCACTAAAAATCAATACATATACAAAGGACTAAGAATAGCAGAAATAGTCCTGTCTGCATCTATTACTGTTATGATTTCACTCATGGAAGGACCTCTTTATCTAAAACTGCTTATAGCAATATTAAGCGCAGTTATATCAATCATTGCAGCTGTACACGGCATCTGCAAATTCCAAGAAAACTGGATTAAATATAGGAATACATGCGAAGCACTAAAGCAAGAAAAATTTTTATACTTTACTAAAGCTGGCATATATTCCAAAACAGATGATCCGTTTAAGTTGCTCGTTGAACAATGCGAACGCATAATGTCAACCGAACACATTGACTGGAGTCAAAGGCAAACAAACCCTCTCCATAACGTGAGAAACACAAATCACTCATCCTCAATTGGTTCATAA
- a CDS encoding tyrosine-type recombinase/integrase: MRGHIRKRGSTYSIVVDIGRDENGKRKQKWFSGYKTKKEAEKALADIIAKIEKGEYFEPANMTVAEYLNYWLDTYPKNNVAPSTYRRYTEFAAHIKTHIGGIMMPKLKPAHIQSFYSSLLEKNLSKSTVLKIHRMLHLALKHAVNWQIIISNPTDAVTPPRPDKVEMRVWDVETAKKFLDDIAETPIYIPVLLALQTGMRAGEICGLKWENIDLPRGFLMVKYALQRINGVLTLKEPKTAKSMRTIALMDYTVQALKEHKRKQNKTKLLMGSAYNDQDFVCAWDDGRPYDPHYLGQKFTKLIKLLGYPKIRFHDLRHTHATMLLQQGINPKIVSERLGHSQISVTLDTYSHVLPNIQKEAVSKIEELFAK, encoded by the coding sequence ATGCGCGGCCATATACGCAAAAGAGGTTCCACCTACAGCATAGTAGTTGACATCGGCCGTGACGAAAACGGCAAACGCAAACAAAAGTGGTTTAGCGGCTACAAAACAAAAAAGGAAGCCGAAAAGGCCCTGGCCGACATAATCGCAAAAATAGAGAAGGGTGAATATTTTGAACCAGCAAACATGACTGTAGCCGAATACCTCAATTACTGGCTGGATACTTACCCCAAAAACAATGTAGCACCGAGCACTTATAGGCGTTATACCGAATTTGCCGCCCATATAAAAACTCATATAGGCGGCATCATGATGCCGAAGCTAAAGCCAGCCCATATTCAAAGCTTTTACTCATCCCTGCTGGAGAAAAACTTAAGTAAAAGCACCGTCTTAAAAATACACCGCATGCTGCACCTGGCGTTGAAACATGCGGTAAACTGGCAGATTATAATATCAAACCCCACCGATGCCGTTACGCCACCCCGTCCTGATAAAGTAGAAATGCGAGTATGGGACGTCGAAACAGCCAAAAAATTTTTAGATGACATTGCCGAGACACCGATTTATATACCAGTATTGTTAGCACTGCAAACCGGCATGAGGGCAGGTGAGATATGCGGCTTAAAATGGGAGAACATTGACCTTCCACGGGGCTTTTTAATGGTCAAATATGCCCTACAGCGCATAAACGGCGTACTTACGCTTAAAGAACCAAAAACAGCTAAATCAATGCGTACTATAGCTTTAATGGATTACACCGTCCAAGCTTTAAAAGAACACAAAAGAAAGCAGAATAAAACTAAGCTATTAATGGGTTCTGCCTATAATGACCAAGACTTTGTATGCGCTTGGGACGACGGAAGACCGTATGACCCCCATTACCTAGGTCAGAAATTTACAAAACTGATCAAGCTGCTAGGTTACCCCAAAATACGTTTCCACGACCTGAGGCACACCCACGCCACTATGCTTTTACAGCAAGGCATAAATCCAAAGATAGTAAGCGAACGTCTTGGCCACAGCCAAATTTCCGTTACCCTTGATACTTACAGCCATGTGTTACCTAATATTCAAAAAGAAGCTGTGTCCAAAATAGAGGAGTTGTTTGCAAAATAG
- a CDS encoding fibronectin type III domain-containing protein: MKLIIDYFKKLTVFILIILITTFCLRNTALADFTLHAAPADFNSDTQINLNWTSVTNAVYYSIVRNDVHIANIDIDLVRNYLSFQDTGLVPQTSYSYTVTAVDSNGRSIKSASSTVSTLQMKAPSIVSSCLDINTNEITLTWTNNSLAVNGTIVNKSGEGQIAEVSGKNTSVTFVDPNLTYGVEAQYTIMSIDGNGHSSPSSDPVSIIPIVPPVIEASIKNSTVTISWQPHDHIHEFRLERAKYLEDKKKWGSWEIIKTSLAKNSTSTTDSISSDGTYRYRLSIDNGKYKGYSNISNPVARLLAPTNIQCVPVDSGRIDISWSLPSKGNFTLKIEKRIDSGSYYTLAVLDSNITSYSDTEGILPNKYYYYRITAYDENGNSASSPVYSIYTGKPSAASNLMLEITSPTKITLNWKDSSSNESGFRIERKVDTGTFVPIATLPANTTSYVDNNVNPQSTYTYRVMSFNSIGDASSYSNEVSCTTSILKGPPSSLTVTPLSANEIELGWTYAGSASYSTIIERKTGDGSTWEMVTTLPAGYTSYRDTDLLPNTRYFYRVRTNLASRVYSRPYPEKADDTGVYTYFETPEKLTSAWTVSGFVKLSWKYEPWDDEEIIIERKTGNGKFIEIGRQDADKTVWYDYDTDPETDYTYRIKAVNAYNSSEYSNESSVDAISFKPPENLSATIVSNTEIILSWTDMTEDESGFRVEMKEGNSENWKKVVSLSKNTTSYTIKELKPDTLYHFRVVAEKSAYRFEVYSEEIQVLMKSLAAPSNLVVRAVSPNQIVLEWKDNSDDEEGFVIERKSNNGDFTEIAKVAKNITKFTDNQLYANTTYYYRVKGYYKNTYTNYTNIGMAKTALSKTFNDLNSVPWAKEAIESLAARGIIHGKSEEQGIFAPNDRITRAEFITLIVNAFQLSKTPTGTFADVKPNHWYYRNVMIAKNMGIVSGTGNNYFYPDDPIKREDMAVILAKTFKIIGKPLPNHSDSVLDKYSDKNLISIYALQSMAILNGEGIITGKSSSQLSPKDYATRAEAAVILYKALNKL; the protein is encoded by the coding sequence ATGAAATTAATCATAGATTACTTCAAAAAATTGACCGTATTCATTCTTATCATTCTGATAACAACTTTTTGCCTTAGAAACACTGCACTGGCTGATTTCACTCTTCACGCCGCTCCCGCGGATTTCAACTCCGACACTCAAATAAATCTTAACTGGACTTCGGTAACAAATGCGGTCTATTACAGTATTGTCAGAAACGACGTGCATATCGCCAATATAGACATTGACCTTGTGAGAAACTATCTGAGCTTTCAGGACACAGGACTTGTGCCTCAGACCTCCTACAGCTATACAGTAACCGCTGTGGATTCCAACGGAAGGTCCATTAAATCTGCAAGCAGCACGGTTTCCACACTGCAAATGAAAGCTCCTTCCATCGTTTCTTCATGTCTGGACATTAATACCAACGAAATTACGCTGACATGGACAAACAACTCCCTTGCCGTAAACGGTACAATAGTAAACAAATCCGGTGAAGGACAAATTGCCGAAGTTTCCGGCAAAAACACCTCTGTAACTTTCGTTGATCCAAACCTGACTTACGGCGTCGAGGCGCAATATACAATTATGTCAATAGACGGAAATGGGCACTCATCCCCATCTTCCGATCCTGTTTCAATAATACCGATAGTTCCGCCGGTGATAGAAGCTTCAATAAAAAACAGCACAGTAACAATTTCGTGGCAGCCGCACGACCACATTCACGAATTCAGACTTGAAAGAGCCAAATACCTGGAAGATAAAAAGAAATGGGGCTCATGGGAAATAATAAAAACGAGTCTTGCGAAAAACAGTACCAGTACCACTGACAGCATCAGCAGCGATGGAACGTATAGATACAGGCTCAGCATCGACAATGGAAAATATAAAGGTTACAGTAACATATCAAATCCCGTGGCAAGGCTTTTGGCTCCTACAAACATTCAATGCGTCCCCGTAGATTCCGGAAGAATCGACATAAGCTGGAGCCTTCCTTCAAAAGGCAACTTTACCCTTAAAATAGAGAAAAGAATTGATTCGGGAAGCTATTACACATTAGCCGTCCTTGACAGCAATATAACATCTTATTCCGACACAGAGGGAATTCTTCCAAACAAATATTACTACTACCGGATAACAGCATATGATGAAAACGGCAACTCTGCTTCATCTCCTGTGTATTCCATATACACAGGTAAGCCGTCTGCAGCATCAAACTTAATGCTGGAGATTACATCTCCCACAAAAATAACCCTGAACTGGAAAGATTCTTCCAGCAATGAATCAGGCTTCAGAATTGAAAGAAAAGTTGATACAGGCACCTTTGTTCCCATTGCAACTTTGCCTGCAAATACCACTTCTTATGTAGACAACAACGTAAACCCTCAGTCCACTTATACTTACAGAGTCATGTCTTTCAACTCAATAGGAGATGCTTCATCTTACAGCAATGAAGTTTCCTGCACAACATCAATCTTGAAAGGACCTCCTTCGTCGCTGACAGTTACACCGTTGTCTGCAAATGAGATTGAGCTTGGCTGGACATATGCAGGCTCCGCAAGTTACAGTACCATTATTGAAAGAAAAACAGGCGACGGCAGTACCTGGGAAATGGTAACCACACTGCCGGCAGGCTATACAAGTTACAGAGATACGGACCTTCTTCCCAACACCCGGTATTTTTACAGAGTAAGGACAAATCTTGCCAGCAGGGTTTACTCCAGGCCTTATCCTGAAAAAGCTGACGACACCGGTGTATATACTTATTTTGAAACTCCGGAGAAGTTAACATCCGCCTGGACTGTTTCCGGGTTTGTAAAACTTTCCTGGAAGTATGAGCCCTGGGATGATGAGGAAATTATAATAGAACGCAAAACAGGGAACGGAAAATTCATAGAAATCGGAAGACAGGATGCGGATAAAACCGTATGGTATGATTACGACACAGACCCTGAAACTGATTATACTTACAGAATCAAAGCCGTCAACGCTTACAACTCGTCGGAGTATTCAAATGAATCTTCGGTCGACGCCATAAGCTTTAAACCGCCGGAAAACCTCTCTGCAACCATTGTATCAAATACCGAGATAATCCTAAGCTGGACCGACATGACCGAGGATGAGTCCGGCTTCAGGGTGGAAATGAAAGAAGGAAACAGCGAAAACTGGAAAAAGGTCGTCTCACTTTCCAAAAACACCACCAGCTATACAATCAAAGAATTAAAACCGGACACTCTTTACCATTTCAGAGTGGTCGCGGAAAAGTCGGCTTACCGTTTTGAGGTGTACAGCGAGGAAATTCAGGTGCTTATGAAATCTTTGGCCGCGCCGTCGAACCTTGTGGTAAGAGCTGTTTCTCCAAATCAAATTGTTCTGGAATGGAAGGACAATTCCGATGATGAAGAAGGCTTTGTCATTGAAAGAAAATCAAACAATGGAGATTTCACTGAAATTGCAAAAGTAGCCAAAAATATCACCAAATTTACAGATAATCAGCTTTATGCCAATACCACATATTACTATAGAGTCAAAGGTTATTATAAAAACACATACACCAATTATACCAATATCGGAATGGCCAAAACCGCCCTTTCCAAAACCTTTAACGATTTAAACTCCGTTCCCTGGGCAAAAGAAGCCATAGAAAGTCTGGCGGCAAGAGGCATTATACACGGAAAATCGGAAGAGCAGGGAATATTCGCACCCAATGACCGAATAACCCGGGCAGAATTTATAACACTTATAGTAAATGCATTCCAGCTTAGCAAGACCCCGACAGGTACTTTTGCCGATGTAAAGCCCAATCATTGGTATTACAGAAATGTCATGATTGCCAAAAACATGGGCATTGTTTCAGGAACGGGCAACAACTACTTTTATCCCGATGATCCTATAAAAAGGGAAGACATGGCAGTAATTCTGGCAAAAACTTTTAAAATCATAGGAAAGCCACTGCCAAATCACAGTGATTCAGTTTTAGACAAATATTCAGATAAAAATCTTATTTCCATATATGCTCTGCAGAGCATGGCCATACTAAACGGAGAAGGCATTATAACCGGCAAAAGCAGCTCACAGTTGTCCCCTAAAGACTACGCCACAAGAGCGGAGGCGGCAGTAATATTGTACAAAGCTTTAAACAAACTTTAA
- a CDS encoding nucleotide pyrophosphohydrolase: MGSLNLDTALNALLKFRNDRDWSKFHTPKNLAVSIAIEAAELMEHFQWKTDEESNEYLSSPKFEDVKDEIADIASYLLLLSHDLGLDLNRAILDKVKKNELKYPVSKCRGKSNKYNEL, encoded by the coding sequence ATGGGCAGTTTAAATCTTGACACCGCTCTGAATGCACTGTTAAAATTCAGAAACGACCGCGACTGGAGCAAGTTTCACACTCCAAAGAATCTGGCCGTTTCAATTGCAATAGAAGCGGCAGAACTTATGGAACATTTTCAATGGAAAACCGATGAAGAATCAAATGAGTACCTTTCTTCACCCAAATTTGAAGATGTAAAAGACGAAATTGCCGATATTGCATCATACCTGTTGCTCTTAAGCCATGACCTCGGGCTTGATCTCAACCGGGCAATTCTCGACAAGGTAAAAAAGAATGAACTGAAGTATCCGGTAAGCAAGTGCAGGGGCAAAAGTAACAAATACAACGAGCTATGA
- a CDS encoding sugar ABC transporter substrate-binding protein, which translates to MQNIRKRKFRKKPIIIEAYQTDKEIIINTMEGPLKASPGDWIITGVNGEQYPCKPDIFKKTYEPIEDE; encoded by the coding sequence ATGCAGAATATAAGAAAGAGAAAGTTTCGGAAAAAGCCCATTATCATTGAAGCCTACCAGACTGACAAGGAAATCATTATAAACACGATGGAAGGTCCTCTTAAGGCTTCGCCGGGCGATTGGATAATTACCGGGGTAAACGGCGAACAATACCCATGCAAGCCGGATATTTTTAAAAAAACTTATGAACCAATTGAGGATGAGTGA
- a CDS encoding helix-turn-helix transcriptional regulator codes for MHNKNVASEVRELIKEKRAALNLTQKQLADLVGVDRTTISKIENGIRPSVNSAKKIAQILGLDWTIFFDSDEEHQTETA; via the coding sequence ATGCACAACAAAAACGTGGCAAGTGAAGTAAGAGAACTTATAAAAGAAAAACGTGCTGCCTTGAACCTTACACAAAAACAGCTAGCGGATTTGGTAGGAGTTGACAGAACAACAATTTCAAAAATTGAAAATGGAATAAGACCATCTGTAAATAGTGCCAAAAAAATAGCTCAAATTTTAGGCTTAGACTGGACAATTTTTTTTGATAGCGATGAAGAGCATCAAACCGAGACTGCGTAA
- a CDS encoding TIR domain-containing protein, with the protein MPNLKIYDLFISHAWKYNDDYYRLVDLLNKAPNFKWRNYSVPQHDPVIDPDDPVDQKTLIEELKGQIRPVNCVLILSGMYAAYSFWIQKEIDISVDYGKPIIGIKPWGQERIPKAVSDVAIEIVGWNTDAIVEAIRKHSL; encoded by the coding sequence ATGCCCAACCTAAAAATATATGATTTGTTCATTAGCCATGCATGGAAATACAATGATGATTATTACCGTTTAGTAGACCTACTAAATAAAGCTCCAAATTTTAAATGGAGAAATTACTCTGTCCCACAGCATGACCCAGTAATTGATCCAGACGACCCAGTCGATCAGAAAACATTAATTGAAGAGCTAAAAGGACAAATTCGTCCTGTAAATTGTGTGCTTATTTTGTCAGGAATGTATGCAGCTTACAGTTTCTGGATTCAAAAAGAAATAGATATATCTGTGGATTATGGTAAACCTATAATAGGAATAAAACCATGGGGACAAGAAAGAATACCAAAAGCAGTATCTGACGTAGCTATTGAAATAGTAGGCTGGAATACAGACGCTATTGTCGAAGCAATAAGAAAACATTCGTTGTAA